Proteins from one Clostridium cellulovorans 743B genomic window:
- the pflA gene encoding pyruvate formate-lyase-activating protein has protein sequence MTVGRVHSFESMGLLDGPGIRNIVFLQGCNLRCLYCHNPDTWACNGGTEYTPEQLLKKIVRFKPYFEKSGGGVTFSGGEPLLQYNFLIEALKLCKENGIHTAIDTAGVGMGNYEEVLKYTDLVLLDIKHYDEIKYKEITGRDNSEFKKFLEALKNSNSKVWIRHVVVPGINDTKEDVLALCEYIKDIPRIEKVDLLPYHVLGVNKYDVMGIEYRLKDLQPMSKEKAEELKAFLKENWKSE, from the coding sequence ATGACCGTAGGAAGAGTTCATTCCTTTGAAAGTATGGGACTTCTTGATGGACCTGGTATTAGGAACATTGTTTTTCTGCAAGGGTGTAATTTAAGATGTCTTTATTGTCACAACCCAGATACTTGGGCGTGCAATGGTGGTACAGAATATACACCAGAGCAGTTACTAAAGAAGATAGTAAGATTTAAACCATACTTTGAAAAATCAGGCGGAGGGGTTACCTTTTCAGGAGGGGAACCTCTCCTTCAATATAATTTCTTAATTGAAGCACTAAAGCTCTGTAAAGAAAATGGGATTCACACTGCGATAGATACAGCTGGTGTTGGTATGGGCAATTATGAAGAAGTTCTAAAATATACAGATTTAGTTCTTCTTGATATAAAACACTATGATGAGATAAAATACAAAGAGATTACTGGTAGAGATAATAGTGAATTTAAAAAGTTTTTAGAGGCATTAAAAAACTCAAACTCAAAAGTTTGGATTCGCCATGTAGTAGTACCAGGAATCAATGATACAAAAGAAGATGTTTTAGCACTTTGTGAGTATATCAAGGATATTCCTAGAATTGAGAAAGTAGATTTATTACCATATCATGTTCTTGGAGTGAATAAATATGACGTAATGGGTATAGAATATAGATTGAAAGATCTACAACCTATGAGCAAAGAAAAAGCAGAAGAACTTAAGGCTTTCCTTAAGGAAAACTGGAAGTCAGAGTAA
- a CDS encoding 3'-5' exoribonuclease YhaM family protein, whose amino-acid sequence MSISDFQSGKKVDDYFVIKSVSVKISTANNNRYLDFIFVDSTGEINGKLWKCTDEDIEELKENLMVKVKGSVIDWQGTLQLRIDKIRKTNTSDNVDIGDFVPSAPYKKEEMYEVLIQYIGKVKNKEIKELLSYMIDEKKEKLLVHPAAMKNHHSIRSGLLYHTTTMLRAGEKICEIYDFLDSDLVYAGVILHDLLKIDEMEASSLGIVSDYTLEGQLLGHIIQGVKAIEVVGEMMGADKEIISVLQHLVLCHHYEPEYGSPKKPMLPEGEVLHFLDDLDAKLFDMKKALASTEKGTFSESIWSLDKRRVYKKKF is encoded by the coding sequence TTGAGTATTAGTGATTTTCAATCAGGAAAAAAGGTCGATGATTATTTTGTTATAAAATCAGTAAGCGTAAAAATATCCACTGCTAATAATAATAGGTATTTGGATTTTATATTTGTTGATAGCACAGGAGAAATAAATGGGAAATTGTGGAAGTGTACTGATGAAGATATTGAAGAGCTAAAGGAAAATTTAATGGTGAAGGTAAAAGGGTCAGTAATTGACTGGCAGGGAACTCTTCAACTTAGAATAGATAAAATAAGAAAGACTAACACAAGTGACAATGTTGATATTGGAGACTTTGTACCATCTGCACCTTATAAAAAGGAGGAGATGTATGAAGTTTTAATTCAGTACATAGGAAAAGTTAAAAATAAAGAGATTAAAGAACTTTTATCATATATGATTGATGAAAAAAAAGAAAAGCTTTTAGTTCATCCTGCAGCGATGAAAAATCATCACTCAATAAGATCAGGGCTTCTATACCATACAACCACTATGCTTAGAGCAGGAGAAAAAATTTGCGAGATCTATGATTTTTTAGACAGTGATTTAGTTTATGCAGGTGTTATTCTTCATGATCTTTTGAAAATAGATGAGATGGAAGCATCTTCTTTAGGAATAGTTTCAGATTATACTCTTGAAGGGCAACTTTTAGGGCATATTATTCAAGGAGTTAAAGCTATTGAAGTAGTTGGAGAAATGATGGGAGCCGATAAAGAAATAATCTCGGTTCTGCAACATTTGGTGCTTTGTCATCATTATGAGCCAGAGTATGGTAGTCCTAAAAAACCTATGTTACCAGAAGGGGAAGTATTACATTTCCTAGATGACTTAGATGCAAAACTTTTTGATATGAAAAAAGCATTAGCTTCAACAGAAAAGGGAACATTTAGTGAAAGTATTTGGTCCTTAGATAAACGAAGAGTATACAAAAAGAAATTCTAA
- a CDS encoding Bax inhibitor-1/YccA family protein, whose amino-acid sequence MERNQGYAKSDVNTYLTKVYGFMTIALIITSLVAYAVSTSNTLMYAIYGNRFNIIILFVCQIALVIAISRLGTRISTLASTSAFILYSIINGLTISYIFIVYASTTIFSAFFVTAGTFAAMSLYGYVTKKDLTTIGRLGFMALIGIILASLVNGFLIKSSGFDIVISIVSVIVFIGLIAYDTQKLKQLYYQGYGTTNIALIGALTLYLDFINLFLNILRLFGGSSRD is encoded by the coding sequence ATGGAAAGGAATCAAGGATACGCTAAAAGTGATGTAAATACTTACCTAACTAAAGTCTATGGCTTTATGACTATAGCTCTTATAATAACTAGCTTAGTCGCTTATGCAGTTTCCACTAGTAACACTTTGATGTATGCTATATATGGCAATAGATTTAATATTATAATTTTATTTGTATGCCAAATTGCATTAGTTATTGCAATAAGTAGATTAGGAACAAGGATTAGTACTTTGGCTTCAACTTCAGCCTTTATACTATATTCTATTATCAATGGTCTAACAATTTCATATATTTTTATAGTATATGCTAGCACAACTATTTTTTCTGCCTTCTTCGTAACTGCAGGAACCTTTGCTGCAATGAGTCTATATGGATATGTAACGAAAAAAGATCTTACGACTATTGGTAGACTTGGTTTTATGGCGTTGATTGGGATAATATTAGCATCTTTAGTTAATGGATTTTTAATTAAAAGTTCAGGCTTTGATATTGTTATTTCAATAGTGTCAGTTATTGTGTTTATAGGGCTTATAGCCTATGATACACAAAAGCTTAAACAGTTGTATTACCAGGGTTATGGAACAACTAATATAGCGTTAATTGGAGCTTTGACTCTTTACTTAGACTTTATTAATTTATTTCTTAATATCCTTAGACTATTTGGTGGGTCATCACGAGACTAA
- the greA gene encoding transcription elongation factor GreA, which translates to MSKIQLTEAGKQKLEDELNYLKSVKRVEIKEALKVARAQGDLSENADYSAAKDDQSITETRIAEIESILKYAEIIEASTDANVFDVNKSAKVKFYDFDEIEVVTLVSSVEADAKNMKISIDSPLGMALHRLEVGKKVSVTSPDGSYDVEVIEIL; encoded by the coding sequence ATGAGTAAAATACAACTTACAGAAGCAGGTAAACAGAAATTAGAGGATGAATTAAATTACCTTAAATCTGTAAAAAGAGTAGAAATAAAAGAGGCCCTTAAGGTAGCTAGAGCTCAAGGTGATTTAAGCGAAAATGCTGATTATAGTGCAGCAAAGGATGACCAAAGTATAACAGAAACAAGAATTGCTGAAATAGAATCAATTCTTAAATATGCTGAGATAATCGAAGCTTCTACTGATGCCAATGTTTTTGATGTAAATAAGAGCGCTAAAGTAAAATTTTATGATTTCGATGAAATAGAAGTTGTTACATTAGTTAGTTCTGTAGAAGCTGATGCTAAGAATATGAAAATAAGCATAGATTCTCCATTAGGTATGGCATTACATAGATTAGAAGTTGGTAAAAAAGTATCTGTTACTTCACCAGACGGAAGTTATGACGTTGAAGTAATCGAAATTTTATAG
- the pflB gene encoding formate C-acetyltransferase → MFEQWNGFKEGLWCEEINVRNFIQKNYVAYEGNEDFLAPISPKTKSVWEKAEALIIEEIKKGIIDVDTEKVSGIDSFGAGYIDKDNEVIVGYQTDAPLKRMMNPFGGLRMVEQSLEAYGYEMDANVNKYFRMFRKTHNDGVFDAYTDEMRTARSVGLMTGLPDAYGRGRIIGDYRRIALYGIDYLVAQKKADLKALTGHASDETIRHREEVSMQIRALDAIKRMAASYGYDISKPATNAKEAVQFLYFGYLAAVKENNGAAMSLGRNTAFLDIYIERDLNNGVITELEAQEIIDQFVIKLRMVRHLRTPEYNDLFGGDPNWVTESIGGMSINGKTLVTKTAYRFLHTLTNLGPAPEPNMTVLWSQSLPEDFKKYCAKMSIATDAIQYENDDLMRDIYGDDYAIACCVSAMEVGKRMQFFGARVNIAKSLLMALNGGLDEKRGVKVVDGVPAMTDEVLDYAKVKKAYFDVLEKVAALYVNTMNTIHYMHDKYAYEAGQLALHDTDVKYFMAFGVAGVSVVADSLSAIKYAKVTPIRNEAGITVDFKIEGDFPKYGNDDDRVDDLAVEVVTKFSNELKKHPAYKNAEHTLSVLTITSNVVYGKKTGATPDGRVAGEAFAPGANPMHGRDANGALASLNSVAKIPYRNVCQDGVSNTFSIIPNALGKDEESKKANLASLMDGYFAQGAFHLNVNVLNRDTLIDAMENPEKYPTLTIRVSGYAVHFNRLSKEQQLEVIKRTFHESM, encoded by the coding sequence TTGTTTGAACAATGGAATGGATTTAAAGAAGGTTTATGGTGTGAAGAAATTAATGTAAGAAACTTCATACAAAAGAACTATGTAGCTTATGAAGGTAATGAAGATTTCTTAGCTCCAATAAGCCCAAAAACAAAAAGCGTATGGGAAAAAGCTGAAGCATTAATAATAGAAGAAATCAAAAAAGGAATTATCGATGTTGATACTGAAAAAGTCTCAGGAATAGACAGCTTTGGTGCTGGTTACATTGATAAAGACAATGAAGTAATAGTTGGATACCAAACAGATGCTCCATTAAAGAGAATGATGAATCCTTTTGGTGGATTAAGAATGGTTGAACAATCATTAGAAGCTTATGGATACGAAATGGATGCAAATGTAAACAAATACTTCCGTATGTTTAGAAAAACTCATAATGATGGAGTATTCGATGCTTACACAGACGAAATGAGAACTGCTAGAAGTGTTGGTTTAATGACTGGTCTTCCAGATGCTTATGGTAGAGGAAGAATCATAGGTGACTACAGAAGAATAGCTCTATATGGTATAGACTATTTAGTTGCACAAAAGAAGGCTGATCTTAAAGCATTAACAGGCCATGCTTCAGATGAAACAATCAGACACAGAGAAGAAGTAAGCATGCAAATCAGAGCTTTAGATGCTATTAAGAGAATGGCTGCTAGCTACGGATATGATATATCAAAACCAGCAACAAATGCTAAAGAAGCTGTACAATTCTTATACTTCGGATATTTAGCTGCTGTTAAAGAAAATAATGGTGCTGCAATGTCTCTAGGAAGAAACACTGCTTTCCTTGATATCTATATAGAAAGAGATTTAAACAACGGTGTTATCACTGAATTAGAAGCTCAAGAAATCATTGACCAATTCGTAATCAAATTAAGAATGGTTAGACATTTAAGAACTCCTGAATACAATGACTTATTTGGTGGAGATCCAAACTGGGTAACTGAATCAATTGGTGGTATGTCAATCAATGGTAAAACGTTAGTTACAAAGACTGCTTATAGATTCCTTCATACATTAACAAACTTAGGACCAGCTCCAGAACCAAATATGACAGTACTTTGGAGCCAAAGTTTACCAGAAGATTTCAAAAAATATTGTGCTAAAATGTCAATAGCTACGGACGCTATCCAATATGAAAATGATGACTTAATGAGAGACATTTATGGCGATGACTATGCTATAGCATGTTGTGTATCTGCTATGGAAGTTGGTAAGAGAATGCAATTCTTCGGAGCTAGAGTTAACATAGCTAAGTCTCTATTAATGGCATTAAACGGTGGTTTAGATGAAAAGAGAGGCGTTAAAGTTGTTGATGGCGTTCCAGCTATGACTGATGAAGTTTTAGACTACGCTAAAGTTAAAAAAGCATACTTTGATGTACTTGAAAAAGTTGCAGCATTATATGTTAACACAATGAACACTATCCACTACATGCACGATAAATATGCTTATGAAGCTGGACAACTTGCTCTTCATGATACAGATGTAAAATACTTCATGGCATTTGGTGTTGCGGGTGTGTCTGTTGTTGCTGACTCATTAAGCGCTATTAAATATGCTAAGGTTACTCCAATCAGAAATGAAGCTGGAATAACAGTTGACTTCAAAATCGAAGGAGACTTCCCTAAATACGGTAATGACGACGATAGAGTTGACGATTTAGCTGTAGAAGTTGTTACTAAGTTCTCTAATGAGCTTAAGAAACACCCAGCATACAAGAATGCTGAACACACTTTATCAGTATTAACTATAACTTCAAACGTTGTTTATGGTAAGAAAACAGGAGCTACTCCAGACGGAAGAGTTGCAGGAGAAGCATTTGCTCCAGGAGCTAACCCAATGCACGGAAGAGATGCTAACGGTGCTTTAGCTTCATTAAACTCAGTTGCTAAAATCCCTTACAGAAACGTTTGTCAAGACGGTGTATCAAACACATTCTCAATCATACCAAATGCCCTTGGTAAGGATGAAGAAAGCAAGAAAGCTAACTTAGCATCATTAATGGATGGATATTTTGCTCAAGGAGCATTCCACTTAAATGTTAATGTATTAAACAGAGATACATTAATAGATGCTATGGAAAATCCAGAAAAATACCCAACATTAACAATCAGAGTATCTGGTTACGCAGTTCACTTTAACAGACTTTCAAAAGAGCAACAATTAGAAGTTATCAAGAGAACATTCCACGAAAGCATGTAA
- a CDS encoding replication-associated recombination protein A, with amino-acid sequence MKPLADRLRPQVIEEVVGQSHLIGQNKILTKIIESQHIPNMIFYGPPGCGKTTVANIIAKATNKRFFKLNATNASTKDIKEIILELDTFMGAKGVLLYLDEIQNFNKKQQQSLLEFIENGSITLIASTTENPYFYVYNAILSRSNVFEFKMVSSDDIEKALMRAVEVLQNDFKSSKILLEDEALKYISAIAGGDVRKALNALELAVFSSKAKDNIIKIDINAAYDATQRKIMNFDKDGDGHYDVLSAFQKSIRGSDADAAVHYLARLIRGGDLLSICRRLMVIACEDIGLAFPSAISIVKSCVDSALQLGFPEARIPLAEATILLATSPKSNSAIVAIDSALADIDNKDIGDIPYHLKDSHYKGADTLGHGVGYLYPHSFENNYVKQQYLPDNIKNAIYYKAGNNKFENNIKMYLNKLINGSDK; translated from the coding sequence ATGAAACCCTTAGCAGATAGATTACGACCACAAGTTATAGAGGAGGTCGTGGGACAAAGCCATTTAATAGGACAAAACAAAATTTTAACCAAAATAATTGAATCTCAGCATATTCCTAATATGATTTTTTATGGCCCACCTGGGTGCGGTAAAACTACTGTAGCGAATATTATTGCAAAAGCAACTAATAAGAGATTCTTTAAACTCAATGCTACTAATGCTTCTACTAAAGATATTAAAGAGATAATACTTGAACTTGATACTTTTATGGGGGCAAAGGGAGTCTTATTATATCTAGATGAAATTCAAAATTTTAATAAAAAGCAGCAACAGTCTCTTTTAGAATTTATCGAGAATGGTTCTATTACGTTAATAGCAAGTACTACGGAAAATCCTTATTTTTATGTGTATAATGCTATTTTAAGTAGAAGTAATGTCTTTGAGTTTAAAATGGTGAGTAGTGATGACATAGAAAAAGCATTAATGAGAGCAGTTGAAGTTCTCCAGAATGATTTTAAAAGCTCGAAGATTCTTTTAGAAGATGAAGCATTAAAATATATCTCAGCTATTGCTGGGGGTGATGTGAGAAAAGCTCTTAATGCATTAGAGCTTGCAGTATTTTCTTCAAAAGCTAAGGACAATATAATCAAGATTGATATAAATGCAGCTTATGATGCAACTCAAAGAAAAATAATGAATTTTGATAAAGATGGAGACGGTCATTATGATGTATTAAGTGCTTTCCAAAAATCTATAAGAGGAAGCGATGCAGATGCTGCTGTTCATTATTTGGCTAGACTTATAAGAGGGGGAGATCTTTTATCTATTTGTAGAAGGCTTATGGTAATAGCTTGCGAGGATATAGGACTTGCATTTCCATCGGCGATATCTATAGTGAAAAGTTGTGTTGATTCAGCACTTCAATTAGGTTTCCCAGAAGCAAGAATACCTTTAGCAGAAGCTACTATACTGCTAGCAACTTCCCCGAAATCTAATAGTGCAATTGTAGCTATCGATAGTGCTTTAGCGGATATTGATAACAAAGATATTGGAGATATTCCGTATCATTTAAAGGATTCACATTATAAAGGTGCTGATACGTTAGGACATGGAGTTGGATATTTATATCCTCATAGCTTTGAAAATAACTATGTCAAGCAACAGTATTTGCCGGACAACATAAAGAATGCTATTTATTATAAAGCAGGGAACAATAAATTTGAGAATAATATAAAAATGTATCTCAATAAGCTTATTAATGGATCTGATAAATAA
- a CDS encoding cache domain-containing sensor histidine kinase: MNRKFYYSQKIYLFLIYGLLVIILLSLFFISFYTFYSKKIYADAKVKSETLCASVHNSISTELKNISTLSMNIVYSNAIKKNFTSFAKNNIDKNNIDKIELKNFSQSRENVLAIYDIITAIIGPFQSATQVNLYTSNGTCIGSGYFQGITNVNLSLLPWYNSTIEKKGSKVITTISNLPNYPAMNKNSNDKYLSLTRLFFNGSNEPEGIVEVLQNTNVVFSLVSELKSKNPSTSFYVYNQNNELVYPYNSNENINYMDFINNNDLNPSIGYFVNIANKENVVMTYQKIDSYDWTIVTSEPTEVVFKSLYSFKQVFMVIIAFSIIFTLLICFFISYRLTYPLSKLTNATKKVTIDRVLNGSDIILPPVNSNIIEISELYNSFSEMYEKLKDSSHEILLLKSAETRAKLQATQSLVNPHFLYNSLTNINIMAEENMNIEIIQMCNALCDYFRYITVSDESAVPLDLEIFYTEKYIECMKMRYGNDFIYESDIEEETKKILIPKLILQPIVENAFKHGFSSSPPWNLKICSSTKDGNWFIHIEDNGGCLSDLVKENLLYSFNNLNKNEELKTLKIGGMGLKNIYLRLQLLYNDNLIFKIDNSKQGKTIFIIGGPIYLDKEKFYEQYTQI, encoded by the coding sequence ATGAACAGAAAATTTTACTACTCACAGAAAATATATTTATTTTTGATTTATGGACTTCTAGTCATCATACTGTTATCTTTATTTTTTATATCTTTTTATACTTTTTATAGTAAAAAGATATATGCAGATGCAAAAGTAAAGTCAGAAACTCTTTGTGCATCTGTTCATAATTCTATATCGACGGAACTAAAAAATATATCAACTTTGTCAATGAACATAGTATATTCAAATGCTATAAAAAAGAATTTTACAAGCTTCGCAAAGAATAATATTGATAAAAATAATATTGATAAAATTGAACTTAAAAATTTTTCTCAATCAAGAGAAAACGTTTTAGCTATATATGATATTATCACAGCAATTATTGGACCATTTCAATCTGCAACTCAAGTAAATCTTTATACCTCAAATGGAACATGCATTGGCTCAGGATATTTTCAAGGTATTACAAATGTTAACTTGTCTCTTTTACCTTGGTACAACTCAACTATTGAAAAAAAGGGATCTAAAGTCATTACAACTATCTCAAATTTACCCAATTATCCTGCAATGAATAAAAATAGTAATGATAAATATCTATCATTAACTAGGCTTTTTTTTAATGGTAGTAATGAACCGGAAGGTATTGTTGAAGTATTACAAAATACTAATGTAGTATTTTCATTAGTATCAGAGTTAAAGTCTAAAAATCCTTCAACTTCATTCTACGTATATAATCAAAATAACGAATTGGTTTATCCATATAACTCCAATGAAAATATAAACTATATGGATTTTATTAATAATAATGATTTAAATCCTTCTATTGGATATTTCGTTAATATAGCCAATAAAGAAAATGTTGTAATGACATACCAAAAAATTGATTCCTATGATTGGACAATCGTTACAAGTGAACCAACAGAAGTTGTATTTAAATCTTTGTATTCCTTTAAACAAGTATTTATGGTGATCATCGCTTTTTCAATTATATTTACATTATTAATTTGTTTTTTTATATCATATCGTTTAACTTATCCTTTGAGCAAACTTACAAATGCAACAAAAAAAGTAACTATTGATAGGGTTCTGAATGGAAGTGACATAATATTACCACCAGTTAATAGTAATATTATTGAAATTTCCGAGTTATATAATTCTTTTTCTGAAATGTACGAAAAATTAAAAGACTCTTCACATGAAATTTTATTATTAAAATCAGCCGAAACTAGAGCAAAATTGCAAGCAACTCAATCTTTAGTTAATCCCCATTTTCTTTATAATAGTTTAACTAATATAAATATTATGGCTGAAGAAAATATGAACATAGAAATAATTCAAATGTGTAATGCTTTATGTGATTATTTTCGTTATATTACAGTTTCTGATGAAAGTGCAGTTCCATTAGATTTAGAAATATTCTATACAGAAAAGTATATTGAATGTATGAAGATGAGATATGGAAATGATTTTATATATGAATCTGACATAGAAGAAGAAACAAAGAAAATTTTAATACCTAAATTAATACTTCAGCCTATTGTAGAAAATGCCTTTAAACATGGATTTAGTTCATCTCCTCCATGGAATTTAAAAATTTGTTCTAGTACCAAAGATGGAAACTGGTTTATCCATATCGAAGATAATGGTGGTTGTCTTAGTGATTTAGTAAAAGAGAATCTCTTATACAGTTTTAATAATTTAAATAAAAATGAAGAATTAAAAACTCTCAAAATCGGTGGAATGGGCCTAAAAAATATATATCTAAGATTACAACTTCTATATAATGATAATTTAATTTTTAAAATCGATAATTCTAAACAAGGTAAGACTATTTTTATAATTGGTGGTCCAATTTATTTAGACAAGGAGAAATTTTATGAGCAATACACACAAATATAA
- a CDS encoding response regulator transcription factor gives MSNTHKYKYIVVEDEHLIRQNIIKKINSLSIPLELVGEASNGEVAKSLIEELSPSLVITDIKMPQSDGIELIKYVNQNHPHIKTIILSGYNDFKYAQAALKYGAKDFLLKPIKLEELNCTLQNILVILDSENRDRAYFSIDPHSLKPESLSGLMEKFFLSNYASITSLNSIADKFGFTNEYLSKIFKKYTGETPLKYITKIRINEAKNLLINQPDLEVKKVGELVGYKDAFYFSRVFKSNVGVYPSDYRIKYLNSR, from the coding sequence ATGAGCAATACACACAAATATAAATATATTGTGGTAGAAGATGAGCACCTAATAAGGCAAAATATTATAAAAAAAATTAATTCTTTATCCATTCCTCTTGAATTAGTTGGAGAAGCTAGTAATGGAGAAGTTGCTAAGTCACTTATTGAAGAGCTATCTCCCTCGCTAGTTATTACTGATATAAAAATGCCTCAATCTGATGGTATAGAACTAATAAAATACGTTAATCAAAATCATCCTCATATAAAAACTATTATACTTAGTGGATATAATGACTTTAAATATGCTCAAGCTGCTTTAAAATATGGAGCAAAGGATTTTCTACTAAAACCAATTAAGCTTGAAGAACTTAATTGTACTTTGCAAAATATTCTTGTAATACTTGATTCTGAAAATAGAGATAGGGCCTATTTTTCAATTGATCCTCATAGCTTAAAACCTGAAAGCTTAAGCGGACTAATGGAAAAATTTTTTCTAAGTAACTACGCTTCTATTACTTCACTAAATAGCATAGCTGATAAATTTGGATTTACAAATGAATATTTAAGTAAAATATTTAAAAAGTACACTGGTGAAACTCCCCTTAAATATATTACTAAAATTCGTATTAACGAGGCAAAAAATCTCTTAATAAATCAACCTGATTTAGAAGTAAAAAAAGTCGGAGAATTAGTTGGATACAAGGATGCTTTTTATTTTAGTCGCGTGTTCAAATCTAATGTTGGTGTTTATCCAAGTGACTATCGTATAAAATATTTAAATTCACGTTAA
- a CDS encoding IS982 family transposase — MPEFNKDSTITINDLKDFIVVTYVIIDDFYQKVTPTFIKNRRNIAKSVMTDSEIITISLVGELLTIDSEKAWFGFCSKNLRDLFPNFCSRPRFHRVRKSLFRVIDEIRKELTKFLNYQYDRMRIADSMPIPVCKFGRAHFHKAFKPEAAYGRCASKKETYYGFKLHALVALDGYITDFTVTAANIDDRDVVWELTANSEIDILIGDKGYIGQKVASQLKETRYIRLLTINRNNSKTKLLKPFRQLIFKARRRVETTFSQLSEQLNMQRVLTKSTWGFATRISNKILAHNLCYFINKFFNIGIEISKIKELVFG; from the coding sequence ATGCCAGAGTTTAATAAAGATTCTACCATAACAATAAATGACTTAAAAGATTTTATTGTTGTCACTTATGTTATAATTGATGACTTTTACCAAAAAGTAACTCCAACATTTATTAAAAATCGTCGTAACATCGCTAAATCAGTAATGACTGATAGCGAAATAATTACGATTTCTTTAGTAGGTGAACTCTTAACCATTGACTCTGAAAAAGCATGGTTTGGATTTTGCTCTAAAAACCTACGAGACTTATTTCCCAACTTTTGTAGTAGGCCGAGGTTTCATAGAGTTAGAAAGTCATTATTTCGAGTCATTGATGAAATTCGTAAAGAGTTAACGAAATTTCTTAACTATCAATATGACCGAATGAGAATTGCAGATAGTATGCCAATTCCTGTGTGTAAGTTTGGGAGAGCTCATTTCCATAAAGCTTTTAAGCCGGAGGCTGCCTACGGGCGATGCGCTTCGAAAAAAGAAACATATTATGGATTCAAATTACATGCTTTAGTAGCCCTCGATGGCTATATCACAGATTTTACTGTAACAGCAGCAAATATTGATGACAGAGATGTCGTCTGGGAACTCACAGCTAATTCAGAGATTGATATACTAATAGGTGATAAAGGATATATAGGTCAAAAAGTTGCTTCGCAATTAAAAGAAACAAGGTACATTCGTCTTTTAACAATAAATCGTAACAATAGTAAAACTAAACTTTTAAAACCTTTTAGGCAGTTGATATTCAAGGCTCGTCGTAGAGTAGAAACTACTTTTTCTCAGCTCTCCGAGCAATTAAATATGCAGAGGGTTCTTACAAAATCAACTTGGGGATTTGCCACAAGAATATCAAATAAAATATTAGCTCATAATCTTTGCTATTTTATAAATAAATTTTTTAATATAGGTATAGAAATATCAAAGATTAAAGAATTAGTATTCGGATAA
- the mscL gene encoding large-conductance mechanosensitive channel protein MscL — translation MLKEFKEFAMKGNVVDLAVGVIIGGAFGKIVSSLVNDVIMPLFGIILGGINFTSLTLNIRGTVVNYGTFIQNIVDFIIISFTIFVVIKVINKLNKDRQKKEEVKEAKKSEDIVLLEEIRNLLKENRRV, via the coding sequence TTGTTAAAAGAATTTAAAGAATTTGCTATGAAGGGTAATGTAGTAGATTTAGCAGTAGGTGTAATTATAGGAGGAGCTTTTGGAAAAATAGTATCATCCCTAGTGAATGATGTGATAATGCCTTTGTTTGGGATTATTCTTGGAGGGATAAATTTTACATCTCTCACTCTAAATATAAGAGGAACAGTTGTTAACTATGGAACCTTTATACAAAATATTGTGGACTTTATAATAATATCCTTTACAATATTTGTAGTGATAAAAGTTATAAATAAACTAAATAAGGATAGGCAAAAAAAAGAAGAGGTAAAAGAGGCAAAGAAATCAGAAGATATTGTTTTACTTGAGGAGATTAGAAACCTTTTAAAGGAAAATAGAAGAGTCTAG